The proteins below are encoded in one region of Metabacillus dongyingensis:
- a CDS encoding AzlD domain-containing protein: MISNVLMMIIGMAVVTYLPRMIPLVALSGIELPPFVQNVLRNVPYATLGALIVPGVFLIQEDIWFGIIGAISAFAVAYLGVNVIVVVMSSILTLIVYGLLF, encoded by the coding sequence ATGATCAGTAATGTTCTGATGATGATCATCGGCATGGCAGTCGTCACTTATTTGCCAAGAATGATCCCTCTGGTAGCTTTAAGCGGAATTGAATTGCCTCCTTTTGTTCAAAATGTATTAAGAAATGTTCCGTATGCGACACTTGGCGCATTGATTGTACCTGGTGTTTTTCTTATTCAGGAAGATATCTGGTTTGGAATCATTGGGGCGATTTCGGCTTTTGCCGTTGCTTATCTGGGTGTCAATGTCATTGTCGTAGTGATGAGCTCAATCCTGACGCTGATTGTATACGGACTCTTGTTTTAA
- a CDS encoding M48 family metallopeptidase yields MRKWLTVSVLIYFLYGLFVYWYIYMGADSALPTQFQGSSADPNTFMNSRELELSGEYSSLRDFLYFVTAPFEWFIFFVILVIGFSKKIQQWSEGISRFFVIQTAVYVFWLSFIVALCAFPIEWLRYKISLSYHITTQTFTGWMKDQIIDFWVNYAFMILIVAVLYGLIRKFSGKWWLFAWILSIPFSLFLMFIQPVLIDPLYNDFTPLKNKELETKILAIAEKADIPAEHVFEVNMSEKTNALNAYVTGIGDNSRIVLWDTTLNKLSEDEILFIMAHEMGHYVMKHIYIGIAGYLVLTLIGLYLINRLMNFTIRRFGHILNITEKQQLASLPLFLMLLGMLTFASDPFSNIISRHQEKDADLYAIEMTENPEAAVNTFQELTKAGLSQVNPPGLVKIFRYSHPTILERITYLEEWGSKNPDK; encoded by the coding sequence ATGCGCAAATGGCTGACTGTATCAGTCCTTATTTACTTCTTATATGGCCTGTTTGTTTATTGGTATATCTATATGGGGGCAGACTCCGCCCTTCCAACTCAATTTCAGGGGAGCTCTGCGGACCCAAATACGTTTATGAACAGTCGTGAGCTGGAGCTGTCAGGCGAATATTCCAGTTTGAGGGATTTTCTCTATTTTGTCACTGCGCCATTTGAATGGTTTATCTTCTTCGTCATTCTTGTAATAGGATTTTCTAAAAAAATACAGCAATGGTCTGAAGGCATTTCACGCTTCTTTGTGATTCAGACAGCGGTATATGTGTTTTGGCTTTCTTTTATCGTGGCACTTTGTGCATTTCCAATTGAATGGCTGCGCTACAAGATCTCGCTTTCTTATCACATTACAACGCAAACCTTTACTGGGTGGATGAAAGATCAAATCATTGATTTCTGGGTCAATTATGCATTTATGATTTTAATTGTTGCTGTGCTGTATGGTCTTATCCGCAAGTTTTCCGGGAAGTGGTGGCTTTTTGCCTGGATTCTGTCGATACCATTCAGTCTGTTCTTAATGTTTATACAGCCTGTTTTAATTGATCCGCTTTACAATGATTTTACCCCGTTAAAAAATAAAGAACTTGAGACCAAAATCCTTGCTATAGCAGAAAAAGCGGATATTCCCGCAGAGCATGTGTTTGAAGTGAACATGTCGGAAAAAACAAATGCGCTAAACGCCTATGTGACCGGAATTGGAGACAATTCCCGAATTGTCCTCTGGGATACAACGTTAAATAAGCTGAGTGAAGACGAAATCCTGTTTATTATGGCACACGAAATGGGACATTACGTTATGAAGCATATTTACATCGGAATTGCCGGCTACCTTGTTCTAACTCTGATTGGGTTATATCTGATCAACAGGTTAATGAATTTTACGATCAGGCGGTTCGGGCATATTCTCAATATCACCGAAAAACAGCAGCTTGCTTCACTGCCGTTATTTCTGATGCTCCTTGGGATGCTCACCTTTGCCTCAGATCCATTTTCCAACATCATTTCGCGCCATCAGGAAAAGGACGCAGATCTATACGCTATTGAAATGACTGAAAATCCCGAAGCAGCCGTCAATACGTTCCAGGAATTGACGAAAGCAGGCTTAAGCCAGGTGAACCCGCCTGGACTGGTGAAAATTTTCAGATACAGCCATCCAACGATTCTTGAGCGGATTACCTATCTTGAAGAGTGGGGAAGCAAAAATCCTGATAAGTAA
- the aceA gene encoding isocitrate lyase: MTNERVQKLKENWEMDARWNGVERPYTAEEVIRLRGSIDIEHTLARRGAEKFWNLLQKEDYVHALGALTGNQAVQQVKAGLKAIYLSGWQVAADANLSGHMYPDQSLYPANSVPSVVKRINQALQRADQIQHLEGEGNIDWFAPIIADAEAGFGGQLNVFELMKGMIEAGAAAVHFEDQLSSEKKCGHLGGKVLLPTQTAVKNLISARLAADVMGVPTLIIARTDADAADLITSDVDPEDQAFITGERTPEGFFRTAAGIDQAIARGLAYAPYADLVWCETSEPNLEQAQKFADAIHAKFPGKLLAYNCSPSFNWKKKLDEKTIAQFQKEIAKMGYKFQFVTLAGFHALNYGMFELARKYRDHGMAAYSELQQAEFASEQYGYTATRHQREVGTGYFDEVSQTITGGTSSTTALKGSTEAEQFTGAQS, from the coding sequence ATGACAAACGAAAGAGTACAAAAATTAAAAGAGAATTGGGAAATGGATGCAAGATGGAACGGAGTAGAAAGACCATATACAGCAGAAGAAGTAATTCGACTTCGCGGTTCCATTGATATTGAACATACACTTGCACGCAGAGGTGCTGAAAAGTTCTGGAACCTGCTGCAGAAGGAAGATTATGTACATGCACTGGGCGCACTAACAGGAAATCAGGCAGTTCAGCAAGTAAAGGCAGGATTGAAAGCGATTTATTTAAGCGGCTGGCAAGTAGCGGCTGATGCAAACCTTTCAGGACACATGTACCCGGATCAAAGTTTATATCCGGCAAACAGTGTGCCGTCGGTTGTAAAACGAATCAATCAGGCCCTTCAGCGTGCCGATCAAATTCAGCATCTTGAGGGAGAAGGAAACATCGACTGGTTCGCTCCGATTATTGCTGATGCAGAAGCTGGCTTCGGCGGACAGCTGAACGTATTTGAATTAATGAAAGGAATGATTGAAGCTGGAGCAGCAGCGGTTCATTTCGAAGATCAACTATCATCTGAGAAAAAATGCGGTCACCTCGGCGGAAAGGTATTGCTGCCGACACAAACAGCTGTAAAGAATTTAATTTCAGCACGTCTTGCAGCTGACGTTATGGGCGTTCCAACTTTAATCATTGCAAGAACAGATGCTGATGCAGCTGACTTAATTACAAGTGATGTAGATCCTGAAGATCAGGCATTTATTACAGGCGAGCGCACACCGGAAGGCTTCTTCCGCACAGCTGCCGGCATTGATCAGGCAATTGCCCGCGGACTCGCTTACGCTCCGTATGCAGACTTAGTCTGGTGCGAAACGTCAGAGCCGAACTTAGAGCAGGCGCAGAAGTTTGCTGATGCCATTCATGCAAAATTCCCAGGCAAGCTGCTTGCCTACAACTGTTCGCCATCTTTCAACTGGAAGAAAAAATTAGATGAAAAGACAATTGCCCAGTTCCAAAAAGAAATTGCTAAAATGGGCTACAAATTCCAGTTCGTTACTCTTGCCGGATTCCATGCACTAAACTACGGCATGTTCGAACTTGCAAGAAAATACCGTGATCATGGCATGGCTGCTTACTCTGAGCTGCAGCAGGCTGAATTCGCAAGCGAGCAATACGGCTATACAGCAACAAGACATCAGCGTGAAGTTGGAACTGGCTACTTTGATGAAGTATCACAAACCATTACAGGCGGAACTTCTTCAACAACTGCATTAAAAGGTTCAACAGAAGCAGAGCAGTTCACGGGTGCTCAATCTTAA
- a CDS encoding IDEAL domain-containing protein — protein sequence MKNRKTYTEIMKSRNTFKMEKKQETVLDIYIQMVLDEAVLTRKLSLLQEKIDESLDRNDKPLFLKLAKEYAELRLII from the coding sequence GTGAAAAACAGGAAAACGTATACCGAGATCATGAAGTCCCGTAACACATTCAAGATGGAAAAGAAACAGGAAACCGTACTTGATATTTACATTCAAATGGTGTTGGATGAAGCTGTGTTAACCCGGAAACTGTCCCTCCTTCAGGAAAAGATCGATGAGTCCTTGGACCGCAATGACAAACCGTTATTTTTAAAGTTAGCCAAAGAATATGCAGAACTGCGTTTAATCATTTAA
- a CDS encoding alpha-mannosidase: MKNKRTAHIISHSHWDREWYMSFEKHRYYLVKLIDELLELFQKEPDFKSFHLDGQTILLEDYLEIRPEKREELKKAISEKKLHIGPWYVLQDAFLTSSESNIRNLLYGLRDAKEFGSVSKLGYFPDTFGIYGQAPQLLKQAKIETAAFGRGVKPTGFNNTVEDAKNFESPFSELKWESPDGSSILGILFANWYSNGNEVPEDEKDALSFWNTKIEQAMKYAATPHLLFMNGCDHQPVQHNLPAAILTAKKLFPDIDFVHASFDDYLKNLKASLPNELQTITGELRNQRTDGWSTLVNTASARIYLKQMNQECQALLEKAAEPLSVMAHLVGFEYPSHFLNYAWKTLMKNHPHDSICGCSVDEVHREMVSRFEKVMQITEMIVQEKGKEIASRIDTRIDNDSNTCIPIVIFNGSGSKREEVITKEVELEKIYFSEMDFQQIPAYFAGKSMPELEVSDSMGIAVQSVYHDKGIRFGYDLPSDGFRRPYFARIAELTFLAENVPQIGYKTYYVNQSENPAQFKQIDIMNHDREMENDFVHIKIHEDGSYTLTNKKSGKTYECLGIYENTGDIGNEYMFKNTLDSLPLTTKGLKAQIKVLENNSLRARVEMIHKWVIPKSADQAFEKEKRMLVWHKNRKASRSAETATIQIRTIMTLDQTSRGPSFQAFIENQAKDHRIRVLFPTNIQTDSHHADSVFEIVKRKNSPEIEWENPSFDHHQQGFVSMSDERKGLTIANKGLHEYEIIEENKTIALTLLRSVSELGDWGDFSAPEAQCLGENEAEWMVIPHSGDVIASESYHLAYQFQAPLTMIQTDLHHGDLPKDNHFLEWNGPSLAMSTFKMAEEGDHVVTRWFNTSDEKADLKVNMPLVKQGFASNIIEEKLEVLQSNNIEIDLKPFEIKTVAWTH, translated from the coding sequence ATGAAAAATAAGAGAACAGCACATATCATATCACACTCCCATTGGGACAGGGAATGGTATATGTCTTTTGAGAAACATCGATATTATTTAGTGAAATTAATCGACGAACTACTTGAATTATTTCAAAAAGAACCAGATTTTAAAAGTTTCCATTTAGATGGACAAACGATTCTGTTAGAGGACTACCTTGAAATTCGACCTGAAAAAAGGGAAGAATTAAAAAAAGCAATAAGTGAAAAAAAGCTTCACATTGGACCATGGTATGTTCTTCAAGATGCTTTTTTAACAAGCTCTGAATCAAACATACGAAATCTTCTCTATGGCTTAAGGGATGCTAAAGAATTTGGATCGGTCTCAAAGCTAGGTTACTTCCCGGATACGTTCGGGATTTATGGTCAGGCGCCGCAGCTGTTAAAGCAAGCAAAAATCGAGACAGCTGCATTTGGAAGAGGTGTAAAACCTACTGGATTTAACAATACGGTGGAAGATGCAAAAAACTTCGAGTCACCCTTTTCAGAACTAAAATGGGAATCACCTGATGGTTCATCCATCCTTGGAATTCTTTTTGCGAATTGGTATTCAAATGGCAATGAAGTACCAGAGGATGAGAAGGATGCTCTTAGCTTTTGGAATACAAAAATTGAGCAGGCCATGAAGTATGCGGCGACTCCACACCTGCTTTTCATGAATGGGTGTGATCATCAGCCAGTTCAGCACAATCTTCCAGCGGCCATTTTAACGGCTAAAAAGCTTTTTCCTGACATCGATTTCGTTCATGCAAGCTTTGATGATTATCTGAAAAACCTTAAAGCATCTTTACCTAATGAATTACAGACAATCACAGGGGAGCTGCGAAACCAGCGAACAGATGGATGGTCTACACTTGTGAATACAGCTTCCGCAAGAATCTATCTCAAACAAATGAATCAGGAGTGTCAGGCGTTGCTTGAAAAAGCAGCCGAACCTCTTTCGGTCATGGCACATCTCGTTGGGTTTGAATATCCGAGTCACTTCTTAAACTATGCATGGAAAACATTAATGAAGAATCATCCGCATGACAGCATATGCGGATGCAGCGTAGATGAGGTACACCGCGAGATGGTAAGCCGGTTTGAAAAAGTTATGCAGATAACTGAAATGATTGTACAAGAAAAAGGAAAAGAAATTGCTTCCCGTATTGATACAAGGATAGATAATGACTCAAATACTTGTATCCCTATTGTTATTTTTAACGGATCGGGTTCGAAGCGTGAAGAAGTGATTACGAAAGAGGTTGAACTTGAGAAGATTTATTTTTCAGAAATGGATTTTCAGCAAATCCCAGCTTATTTTGCCGGGAAATCTATGCCAGAGCTTGAAGTGAGTGATTCGATGGGAATCGCAGTTCAAAGTGTCTATCATGATAAAGGTATCCGTTTTGGCTATGACTTACCTTCTGACGGCTTTAGAAGACCCTATTTTGCCAGGATTGCAGAACTCACATTTTTAGCTGAAAATGTGCCCCAAATCGGTTATAAAACGTATTACGTAAACCAAAGCGAAAATCCGGCTCAATTTAAACAGATTGACATTATGAATCATGACCGTGAAATGGAAAATGATTTTGTTCATATTAAAATCCATGAGGACGGCTCTTATACTCTTACAAATAAGAAAAGTGGAAAAACATATGAATGTTTAGGAATATATGAAAATACGGGCGATATTGGCAATGAATATATGTTTAAAAATACTTTGGACTCACTCCCGCTTACTACAAAGGGTCTGAAAGCCCAAATTAAAGTGCTGGAAAACAATAGCCTAAGAGCAAGGGTTGAAATGATCCACAAATGGGTGATCCCAAAGAGCGCAGATCAAGCATTTGAAAAGGAAAAAAGGATGTTAGTCTGGCACAAAAACAGAAAAGCGTCTCGTTCAGCGGAGACCGCAACTATTCAGATAAGAACCATTATGACGCTAGATCAAACATCAAGAGGACCATCCTTTCAGGCTTTTATTGAAAATCAAGCAAAAGATCATCGAATAAGAGTGTTATTTCCAACAAATATTCAAACGGACTCTCACCATGCAGACAGTGTTTTTGAAATCGTTAAAAGAAAAAACAGCCCTGAAATAGAATGGGAGAATCCTAGCTTTGATCATCATCAACAAGGTTTTGTCAGTATGTCAGATGAACGGAAAGGATTGACCATTGCAAATAAAGGCTTACATGAGTATGAAATCATAGAAGAAAACAAAACCATCGCCTTAACATTACTTCGTTCTGTCTCAGAGCTTGGGGATTGGGGAGATTTCTCTGCACCTGAAGCTCAATGTTTAGGGGAGAATGAAGCAGAATGGATGGTTATCCCTCATTCCGGTGATGTGATTGCATCTGAATCTTACCATCTTGCCTATCAATTCCAGGCGCCCTTAACGATGATTCAAACGGATCTTCATCATGGGGACTTGCCAAAGGATAACCATTTCCTCGAATGGAATGGTCCATCGCTTGCCATGTCGACTTTCAAGATGGCTGAAGAGGGCGATCATGTGGTCACCAGATGGTTCAATACTTCAGATGAAAAAGCTGATTTAAAAGTAAACATGCCTCTTGTTAAACAAGGATTTGCCAGCAATATCATTGAAGAGAAGCTAGAAGTTCTGCAAAGCAACAACATTGAAATAGACTTAAAACCGTTCGAGATTAAGACGGTAGCCTGGACCCATTAA
- a CDS encoding glycoside hydrolase family 125 protein: MNATIPESMKKLISRVNEHFPNDKKLQEMFAQCFINTYTTTLKPQEDGTTFVITGDIPAMWLRDSAAQVRPYLILAEEDEQIAEMIEGVVSKQFQFINHDPYANAFNETSSGKGHQGDKTDMTPYIWERKYEVDSLCYPLQLAYLLWKSTGRTSHFNDSYQAGLKSILNVWKVEQNHENKSSYRFERENVRQSDTLTRSGMGSEVIKTGMTWSAFRPSDDACHYGYLVPANMFAVVALKYSAEICLQVLLDSELAKECMQLASEIEEGIEKYSVINHPVYEEMYVYETDGRGGYNLMDDANVPSLLSMPYLGYCDFNDRIYQNTRHFLLSRDNPYYYEGKAASGIGSPHTPDHYIWHIALAIQGMTAQEESEKQRILSAFKETDGDTGYMHEGFNSDDPKEYTREWFSWANSMFSEFVLSLCGYTVKGSPLNQWLQNKE; encoded by the coding sequence GTGAACGCAACGATACCTGAGTCAATGAAAAAACTCATTTCAAGAGTGAACGAACATTTTCCGAATGATAAAAAACTTCAGGAGATGTTTGCACAATGTTTTATTAATACCTATACAACAACTTTAAAACCGCAAGAAGATGGAACAACCTTTGTAATTACAGGTGATATACCTGCAATGTGGCTAAGAGATTCAGCAGCACAAGTGAGACCTTATCTCATCTTGGCTGAAGAAGATGAGCAAATCGCAGAAATGATTGAGGGGGTTGTTTCTAAACAATTCCAGTTCATTAACCATGATCCTTATGCAAATGCGTTTAATGAAACCTCAAGCGGTAAGGGCCACCAAGGCGACAAAACAGACATGACTCCTTATATTTGGGAAAGAAAATATGAAGTGGATTCCCTTTGCTATCCCTTGCAGCTTGCCTATCTGCTTTGGAAATCAACGGGACGCACTTCCCATTTTAACGATTCTTATCAAGCGGGATTAAAAAGCATTTTGAATGTGTGGAAGGTAGAACAAAATCATGAAAATAAATCATCATACCGTTTCGAACGTGAAAATGTTCGGCAATCAGACACACTCACGCGCAGCGGCATGGGATCAGAGGTAATAAAAACCGGTATGACTTGGAGTGCATTTCGTCCCAGTGATGATGCTTGCCACTATGGTTACCTTGTTCCAGCCAACATGTTTGCGGTTGTAGCTCTTAAATATTCTGCTGAAATTTGTCTTCAGGTCTTGCTTGATTCCGAACTTGCTAAAGAATGCATGCAATTGGCTTCTGAAATAGAGGAGGGAATAGAAAAATATAGTGTGATCAACCATCCTGTCTATGAAGAAATGTACGTCTATGAAACTGATGGCAGGGGAGGTTATAACTTAATGGATGACGCGAATGTTCCAAGCCTTCTCTCGATGCCATATTTAGGTTATTGCGATTTTAACGATCGAATCTACCAAAATACGAGACATTTTTTGCTGAGCCGGGATAACCCTTATTATTATGAGGGGAAAGCAGCAAGCGGAATTGGCAGTCCGCATACCCCAGATCATTATATATGGCATATCGCCTTAGCCATTCAAGGTATGACAGCACAAGAGGAATCTGAAAAACAAAGAATATTATCCGCTTTTAAAGAAACGGATGGTGATACAGGCTATATGCATGAAGGGTTTAACTCAGATGATCCAAAGGAGTACACAAGAGAGTGGTTTTCATGGGCAAACTCTATGTTCAGTGAATTTGTTTTAAGTCTTTGCGGATATACAGTCAAAGGAAGTCCGCTGAATCAATGGCTTCAAAATAAAGAATGA
- a CDS encoding endo-beta-N-acetylglucosaminidase produces MVRSKKGLCSIVVFLSVCFVIFMPSGSFAAQPESSYWFPEQLLKWSPESDPDAPFNRSTIPLADRETLYNVNSNAQSEAKLVALSALNKNTSGVPSQGGKEFFANTFSYWQYVDLMVYWAGSSGEGIIVPPSADVIDSSHKNGVPILGNVFFPPAVYGGKIEWLNQMLEQRADGSFPAADKLLEAAEYYGFDGWFINQETEGGSQETALKMKEFLTYLQKNKKDGMHIMWYDSMTEDGRINWQNALTDKNKAFLQDGNNRVSDSMFLNFWWKNQEASNLKAKEIGRSPYDLYTGIDVEAKGTLTKVPWNGIFPEGKSPNTSLGIYRPDWTFNSSKTMNEFYQKEQDFWSGQKGDPSSTDGNGDWKGMSHYFTDKTAITQLPFVTNFNTGSGQFFAVEGNRLSHKSWNNRSLQDILPTWRWLIEGTPISVQFDWNQAYTGGSSLKVSGELNGNESSHIKLYKTKLPVEKDTELSITYKSAKPNMKVGISFLDKPNHFEFFDVKKEAKGKWVTQKIKLKRFKGKEIAAISLKFDQQEAIDINIGEIKVSNKKDEDDIKKVHQPENVMIKETEFQNGIYANVSLTWERNKQADYYEIYRVLPNGDKEWLGGTPNNYFYLSDLKREGKETKTELEVKSVYKGNQRSKSAEDVFDWPPYPMPKANFSSDKTLAAPGEEIQFMNQSSEVTEELEWRFEGGSPSSSTDAKPVVTYESEGTYSVTLVAKNSEGEDIVTKDAYITISKEANNVTNAALNKQAAADGQCASSEGPGFALDGSKSSKWCALGDAPHWLKVDLGKNYALSKFVLHHAAAGGEPNAFNTKAFRIEGSTNGENWSEVVKVTDNAADVSEHSIQLTEARYVRLWIDQPTQGGDQAARIYEFEVFGYPAP; encoded by the coding sequence ATGGTTCGGTCTAAAAAGGGGTTATGTTCCATTGTCGTTTTTCTGTCTGTTTGTTTTGTGATCTTTATGCCATCCGGCAGCTTTGCAGCTCAGCCGGAATCATCTTATTGGTTTCCAGAACAACTCCTTAAATGGAGTCCTGAAAGTGATCCTGATGCTCCATTCAATCGAAGTACAATTCCTTTAGCAGATAGGGAGACGCTTTATAATGTCAACAGCAATGCTCAATCAGAAGCAAAACTTGTTGCATTATCAGCGTTAAACAAAAACACTAGCGGTGTACCTTCTCAAGGAGGGAAAGAGTTCTTTGCCAACACGTTTAGTTACTGGCAGTATGTCGATTTAATGGTGTATTGGGCAGGTTCATCCGGCGAGGGCATCATTGTTCCTCCAAGTGCAGATGTGATTGACTCTTCCCACAAAAATGGTGTTCCGATTTTAGGGAATGTTTTCTTCCCTCCTGCTGTATATGGAGGAAAAATAGAGTGGTTGAATCAAATGCTTGAGCAGCGCGCGGACGGTTCATTTCCTGCAGCAGATAAATTGCTGGAAGCAGCAGAATATTATGGATTTGATGGCTGGTTTATTAACCAGGAAACAGAAGGCGGAAGCCAAGAAACCGCTCTGAAAATGAAAGAGTTTCTCACGTACCTTCAAAAAAATAAAAAAGACGGCATGCACATCATGTGGTATGACTCGATGACAGAAGATGGCAGAATTAATTGGCAAAATGCCTTAACTGACAAAAATAAAGCCTTTTTGCAAGATGGAAATAACCGGGTATCCGATAGCATGTTTTTGAATTTTTGGTGGAAAAACCAGGAAGCATCTAACTTGAAAGCTAAGGAAATCGGAAGATCCCCCTATGATTTGTATACGGGCATTGACGTGGAAGCAAAAGGAACACTAACAAAAGTTCCATGGAATGGAATTTTCCCGGAAGGAAAAAGTCCAAATACTTCTTTAGGAATTTATCGTCCTGACTGGACATTTAACTCTTCTAAAACGATGAATGAATTTTATCAAAAAGAACAGGATTTCTGGTCTGGCCAAAAAGGGGATCCTTCCAGTACGGATGGAAATGGCGATTGGAAAGGAATGTCTCACTACTTTACAGATAAAACGGCAATTACTCAATTGCCATTTGTGACTAATTTCAATACTGGCAGCGGACAATTTTTTGCCGTAGAAGGAAATAGGCTGAGTCATAAATCATGGAACAACAGAAGTTTGCAGGATATCCTTCCAACTTGGAGATGGCTCATTGAAGGAACACCAATCTCTGTTCAATTTGATTGGAACCAAGCGTATACAGGTGGAAGTTCTTTAAAAGTGTCAGGTGAACTAAACGGGAATGAATCATCCCATATTAAATTGTACAAAACAAAGCTTCCGGTTGAGAAGGATACGGAACTTTCGATTACGTATAAATCTGCAAAACCAAATATGAAGGTTGGCATCAGTTTCTTAGACAAACCGAATCACTTTGAATTTTTCGATGTGAAAAAAGAGGCTAAAGGAAAATGGGTAACTCAAAAGATTAAACTGAAAAGGTTTAAGGGAAAAGAAATCGCTGCCATCTCTCTCAAATTTGATCAACAAGAAGCCATCGATATTAATATTGGTGAGATAAAAGTCTCTAACAAAAAAGATGAAGATGACATAAAAAAAGTTCATCAACCTGAAAATGTCATGATAAAAGAAACGGAATTCCAAAATGGGATTTATGCAAATGTTTCTCTGACTTGGGAAAGAAACAAACAAGCAGATTACTATGAAATTTATCGGGTGCTGCCAAATGGTGATAAAGAATGGCTAGGAGGAACTCCAAACAACTACTTTTATCTCTCTGATTTAAAACGAGAGGGAAAAGAGACGAAGACCGAATTGGAAGTAAAAAGTGTTTATAAAGGAAATCAGCGCAGCAAATCTGCTGAAGATGTATTTGACTGGCCGCCCTATCCAATGCCGAAAGCGAATTTCAGTTCAGATAAAACACTGGCAGCACCAGGTGAAGAGATTCAATTTATGAATCAATCATCAGAAGTGACAGAGGAACTTGAATGGCGTTTTGAAGGAGGATCACCATCCAGCAGCACAGACGCGAAACCTGTTGTTACGTATGAATCAGAAGGAACTTACTCTGTTACTTTAGTGGCGAAAAATAGTGAAGGGGAAGATATTGTCACTAAGGATGCCTATATTACGATCTCAAAAGAAGCAAATAATGTTACGAATGCAGCATTGAATAAGCAAGCTGCTGCTGATGGTCAATGTGCTTCATCTGAAGGTCCAGGATTTGCACTTGACGGTTCTAAATCCAGTAAGTGGTGTGCTCTGGGTGATGCACCTCATTGGTTAAAGGTGGATCTTGGCAAAAATTACGCACTTTCTAAATTCGTCCTTCACCATGCCGCAGCAGGGGGAGAACCAAATGCCTTTAATACAAAAGCTTTTAGAATTGAAGGAAGTACAAATGGGGAGAATTGGTCTGAAGTTGTTAAAGTGACAGATAACGCAGCAGATGTTTCCGAACATAGTATTCAATTGACTGAAGCAAGATATGTAAGGCTATGGATTGATCAGCCTACTCAAGGGGGAGACCAAGCAGCCAGAATCTATGAATTTGAAGTTTTTGGTTATCCTGCTCCATAG
- a CDS encoding YesL family protein has protein sequence MGKFVQEASEWIWRILVANVLWAGFTLLGIGVFGLFPSTVALFTVTRKWVQKDLDFSIWKVFKDTFKKEFMPANKLGIFFLGIGSFLYIDLKFAFAMQGTGSVILYFFLIFVSFLFVLTLIYFFPLYVHYHLSFFQYIKQPFILAILSPKTTILMGIGLFFIGYLIKSMPGLFPFIAGVFPAYWIMHVCYKRFTEVKTGIGKENTLVLYGK, from the coding sequence ATGGGCAAATTTGTCCAGGAAGCAAGTGAGTGGATTTGGAGAATTCTTGTCGCAAACGTGTTATGGGCAGGATTTACACTGCTGGGCATTGGAGTATTTGGTCTTTTTCCATCCACAGTTGCCTTATTTACGGTTACAAGAAAATGGGTACAAAAGGATTTGGATTTTTCTATATGGAAAGTATTTAAAGATACATTTAAAAAAGAATTTATGCCTGCTAACAAATTGGGAATTTTCTTTTTAGGCATAGGATCCTTTTTGTATATTGATTTAAAATTTGCTTTTGCCATGCAAGGAACGGGGTCTGTCATTCTCTATTTCTTTTTAATCTTTGTCTCCTTTTTATTTGTGTTAACACTTATTTATTTCTTTCCATTATATGTTCATTATCATTTATCATTTTTTCAATACATCAAACAGCCATTTATTCTCGCAATTCTTAGTCCTAAAACGACTATATTGATGGGAATCGGTCTGTTTTTTATTGGATATTTGATTAAATCGATGCCAGGGCTGTTCCCTTTTATAGCAGGGGTATTTCCGGCGTATTGGATCATGCATGTTTGTTACAAAAGATTTACAGAGGTAAAAACCGGCATTGGAAAGGAGAATACCCTTGTTTTATACGGAAAATAA